A single window of Chloracidobacterium thermophilum B DNA harbors:
- a CDS encoding inorganic phosphate transporter: MDALFGEALPPTTLVLLLVSLAVAFGFEFVNGFHDTANAVATVIYTKSLRPWTAVVWSGICNFCGVFFGGIAVAMGIVYLLPVELLISKSTSAGLAMALALLLGAIIWNLGTWYFGLPASSSHTLIGAIVGVGLANSLLPGHRFGDGVNWGKVSETGLSLLISPLIGFSLAALLVLLSRWLIPDKRLYEKPDEHNPPPLWIRAILILTCTGVSFAHGSNDGQKGIGLVMLILTGIVPASFALDMSFNAQQMESARQALVRMDGVASRLAPSEAEALQSAVARVRGALDGHTTLGEIPREQRKDLRSDIIKLDATVKKVLKAEPAALSAAEAGTLKQDAALLKSLTDYAPLWVKIAIALSLGIGTMVGWKRIVITIGEKIGKEHLTYAQGASAELVAMSSIGMASYLGLPVSTTHVLSSGVAGTMVAKGSGLQAATVIKIASAWVLTLPAAIGLAGGLFLLFHWLFV, translated from the coding sequence ATGGATGCATTATTTGGCGAGGCGCTTCCGCCGACGACCCTCGTGCTGCTCCTCGTGTCGCTTGCCGTCGCTTTTGGTTTCGAGTTCGTTAACGGTTTTCACGACACAGCCAATGCCGTAGCCACCGTGATCTACACGAAGTCGCTGCGTCCCTGGACGGCTGTGGTCTGGTCCGGGATTTGCAACTTCTGCGGCGTGTTTTTCGGCGGGATTGCCGTGGCCATGGGCATCGTCTATCTGCTGCCCGTCGAGCTGCTCATTTCAAAGAGCACCAGCGCCGGGCTGGCCATGGCGCTCGCCCTGCTGCTGGGAGCCATTATCTGGAATCTGGGCACGTGGTACTTCGGGCTGCCGGCTTCCAGTTCGCACACGCTGATTGGTGCGATTGTCGGCGTCGGTCTTGCCAATTCGCTTCTGCCCGGTCATCGCTTTGGTGATGGGGTCAACTGGGGCAAGGTCTCGGAAACCGGGCTGTCGTTGCTGATCTCACCGCTCATCGGTTTTTCGCTGGCGGCCCTGCTCGTCCTGCTGTCAAGGTGGCTGATTCCCGACAAGCGGTTGTACGAAAAGCCGGATGAGCACAATCCGCCGCCGCTGTGGATTCGCGCCATTCTCATCCTGACCTGCACCGGCGTGAGTTTCGCCCACGGCTCCAACGACGGCCAGAAGGGCATCGGGCTGGTGATGCTCATTCTCACGGGGATTGTCCCGGCTTCGTTTGCGCTGGATATGTCCTTCAACGCCCAGCAGATGGAAAGCGCCCGGCAGGCGCTCGTGCGCATGGATGGCGTTGCATCCCGGCTGGCCCCGTCCGAGGCTGAGGCACTTCAGTCGGCTGTCGCGCGGGTGCGGGGGGCGCTTGATGGTCACACCACGCTGGGGGAGATTCCGCGTGAGCAACGCAAAGACCTGCGCTCGGACATCATCAAGCTCGATGCCACAGTGAAGAAAGTCCTCAAGGCGGAGCCAGCCGCCCTTTCTGCGGCTGAAGCCGGCACCCTCAAGCAGGATGCCGCCCTGCTCAAGTCACTCACCGACTATGCTCCCCTGTGGGTCAAAATCGCCATTGCCCTTTCGCTGGGCATTGGGACGATGGTCGGCTGGAAGCGCATCGTCATCACCATTGGCGAAAAAATCGGCAAAGAGCATCTGACGTACGCACAGGGAGCCTCGGCTGAGCTGGTGGCGATGTCCAGCATCGGGATGGCGTCCTACCTGGGGTTGCCGGTGAGTACAACGCACGTGTTGTCGTCAGGTGTCGCCGGCACGATGGTGGCCAAGGGGTCGGGCCTTCAGGCGGCCACCGTCATCAAGATTGCCTCGGCCTGGGTGCTGACCCTTCCGGCCGCCATCGGGCTGGCCGGCGGACTGTTTCTGTTGTTCCACTGGCTGTTCGTCTAG